The Claveliimonas bilis genome window below encodes:
- a CDS encoding YcxB family protein: protein MFINEYTMDRKRYDKWATPKFWRLRTFYLYLVLFAAGVFGWIYFDKVNVSARWQTIGAFLIFVAVYRGVFFHWMHADKTFRLTRQKYFNEKDWLCKVIVRDKDISLHINGKLNNRVEWSDIKKLEEAKTYFKLTSPDGVEGVMLDKECFTEGNADSFKEWMLNVHPEIEQVPIAPAFNK, encoded by the coding sequence ATGTTTATCAATGAGTATACAATGGACAGAAAACGTTATGATAAGTGGGCCACTCCAAAATTCTGGAGGCTGCGCACTTTCTATCTGTATCTCGTCCTCTTTGCTGCCGGAGTATTCGGGTGGATCTATTTCGATAAAGTAAACGTTTCCGCAAGATGGCAGACAATCGGCGCTTTCCTGATTTTTGTTGCCGTTTACCGGGGCGTTTTTTTCCATTGGATGCACGCCGACAAAACATTCCGTCTCACCAGGCAGAAATATTTTAATGAGAAAGACTGGTTATGCAAAGTCATTGTCAGAGACAAGGATATTTCTCTTCATATCAACGGGAAACTGAACAACCGGGTAGAATGGTCCGACATCAAAAAACTGGAAGAGGCCAAAACCTATTTCAAGCTGACATCACCCGACGGTGTGGAGGGTGTTATGCTGGACAAGGAATGTTTCACTGAAGGCAATGCCGACAGCTTTAAAGAATGGATGTTAAATGTACATCCCGAAATCGAGCAGGTTCCCATTGCTCCAGCCTTTAATAAGTAA
- a CDS encoding glycine/sarcosine/betaine reductase component B subunit, with translation MGIGPSTKETSLHHFRDPLLDVVSSDTDLDLMGIIIVGTPDDNEDKMLVGTRTAVWAEAMRADGVIISSDGWGNSDVDFTNTCEQLGTRGIAVTGLNFSGTVAQFVVTNDYLDGIVDINKSADGTETNVVGENNVVELDCRKATALLKLKMRKMEEKR, from the coding sequence ATGGGTATTGGACCGTCAACAAAAGAAACATCTCTTCATCATTTCAGGGATCCACTGCTGGACGTTGTATCCAGTGACACTGATCTTGACCTGATGGGAATCATTATTGTAGGGACACCGGACGACAATGAGGACAAGATGCTGGTGGGAACAAGAACTGCTGTCTGGGCAGAAGCGATGCGTGCCGATGGCGTTATCATTTCCTCTGATGGCTGGGGAAACAGCGATGTTGATTTTACAAATACATGTGAGCAGCTGGGGACCCGCGGGATTGCAGTGACAGGACTGAATTTCAGCGGAACGGTAGCACAGTTTGTTGTAACAAATGACTATCTGGATGGAATTGTGGATATTAACAAGAGCGCAGATGGAACTGAGACAAATGTAGTTGGAGAAAATAATGTAGTAGAACTTGACTGCAGGAAGGCAACAGCGCTCCTTAAGCTGAAAATGCGAAAAATGGAAGAAAAGAGATAG
- the rplC gene encoding 50S ribosomal protein L3 — translation MKKAILATKVGMTQIFNEDGVLTPVTVLQAGPCVVTQVKTVENDGYSAVQVGFMDKKDKIINKDKSGKKEIVHRHGVTKAEQGHFAKAGVSGKRFVREFKFENAEEYTLAQEIKADIFEVGDKVDATAISKGKGFQGAIKRHGQHRGPMTHGSKFHRHAGSNGAASDPSKVFKGKKMPGQMGNKKITIQNLEVVRVDADKNLLLVKGSVPGPKKSLVTIKETVKAN, via the coding sequence ATGAAGAAAGCTATTTTGGCTACAAAAGTTGGAATGACACAGATCTTCAATGAAGACGGCGTTCTGACACCGGTAACTGTGCTTCAGGCTGGACCATGCGTGGTAACACAGGTTAAGACAGTGGAAAACGATGGATACAGCGCAGTGCAGGTTGGATTCATGGATAAGAAAGATAAGATCATCAACAAGGACAAGAGCGGTAAGAAAGAAATCGTTCATCGCCATGGTGTGACAAAAGCAGAGCAGGGACATTTTGCAAAAGCTGGTGTTTCCGGCAAGAGATTTGTAAGAGAGTTCAAGTTTGAGAACGCTGAAGAATATACACTGGCACAGGAAATCAAGGCTGATATCTTTGAGGTTGGTGATAAAGTAGATGCTACAGCAATCTCCAAAGGTAAAGGATTCCAGGGTGCTATCAAGAGACATGGACAGCACAGAGGACCTATGACACACGGTTCCAAATTCCATCGTCATGCAGGTTCCAATGGTGCGGCTTCTGATCCGAGCAAGGTGTTTAAAGGAAAGAAAATGCCTGGACAGATGGGAAACAAGAAGATCACGATCCAGAATCTGGAAGTTGTACGCGTAGATGCTGATAAGAACCTTCTTTTAGTAAAAGGTTCTGTACCGGGACCAAAGAAATCTCTGGTCACAATTAAAGAGACAGTAAAAGCTAACTAG
- the rplB gene encoding 50S ribosomal protein L2, producing the protein MGIKTYNPYTPSRRQMTGSDFSEITKTTPEKSLLVSKSSQAGRNNQGKITVRHRGGGVKKKYRIIDFKRRKDGVAATVLGIEYDPNRSANIALICYEDGEKAYILAPQGLTDGMKVMNGPEAEVRVGNCLPLSEIPVGTQIHNIELYPGKGGQLVRSAGNSAQLMAKEGKYATLRLPSGEMRMVPIICRASIGVVGNGDHNLINIGKAGRKRHMGIRPTVRGSVMNPNDHPHGGGEGKTGIGRPGPCTPWGKPALGLKTRKKNKQSNKLIVRRRDGKGIK; encoded by the coding sequence ATGGGAATCAAAACCTATAACCCATATACGCCTTCCAGAAGACAGATGACTGGATCTGATTTCTCTGAAATCACAAAAACAACTCCAGAAAAGTCTCTGCTTGTTTCCAAAAGCAGCCAGGCAGGACGTAATAACCAGGGAAAAATTACAGTAAGACACCGCGGAGGCGGAGTTAAGAAAAAATATAGAATCATCGACTTCAAGAGAAGAAAAGATGGTGTTGCAGCAACAGTATTAGGAATCGAGTATGATCCGAACAGATCTGCAAATATCGCTCTGATCTGCTACGAGGATGGAGAAAAAGCATACATCCTGGCACCGCAGGGATTGACAGACGGTATGAAAGTCATGAACGGACCGGAAGCAGAGGTAAGAGTAGGAAACTGCCTGCCGCTTTCAGAAATTCCGGTTGGTACACAGATTCACAACATTGAGCTGTATCCTGGAAAAGGCGGACAGTTGGTACGTTCCGCTGGAAACAGTGCACAGCTGATGGCAAAAGAAGGAAAATACGCAACTTTAAGACTTCCATCTGGTGAAATGAGAATGGTTCCGATCATCTGCCGTGCATCTATCGGTGTGGTAGGAAACGGAGATCACAACCTGATCAACATCGGTAAAGCAGGACGTAAGCGTCACATGGGTATCCGCCCGACAGTACGTGGTTCTGTTATGAACCCGAACGACCATCCGCACGGTGGTGGTGAAGGTAAGACTGGTATCGGACGTCCGGGTCCGTGTACACCTTGGGGCAAACCTGCTCTTGGACTTAAGACCCGCAAGAAGAACAAACAGTCTAACAAGCTGATCGTAAGAAGACGTGACGGTAAAGGAATCAAATAA
- a CDS encoding LysR family transcriptional regulator has protein sequence MNIKRWKVMLAVDDYGSFTRAGEVLGYTQSGITQMMKALEKEVGLSLFIKDKSGTALTREAQSLIPAVRALLNADEVVRQEIASLKGAQTGTITIGTYLSCSIHWIPRIIQAFQRSHPDILFKITEGLEGELADWIQERRVDIGFLSYQPGHHYHFLPALDDELLAVLPSGHPLSAYDPLPIEKLNGAPFVITEYAPGSDVHRVLKEHNIRPDIRFVSINEFSVLSMVEQNLGITILPGLLLRGQNGNFVTRHITPAVSRQLGLAYSSPDDLSPACRAFLEYAKDFLLDD, from the coding sequence ATGAATATCAAAAGATGGAAGGTTATGCTGGCCGTAGATGATTACGGCAGTTTTACAAGGGCAGGCGAGGTGCTTGGCTATACACAGTCCGGCATAACCCAGATGATGAAAGCATTGGAAAAGGAAGTGGGATTGTCTCTTTTTATCAAGGATAAAAGCGGGACTGCCCTCACCCGGGAAGCACAGTCACTCATTCCAGCCGTACGCGCTCTTTTAAATGCCGACGAAGTCGTACGCCAGGAAATCGCATCTTTGAAAGGTGCCCAGACCGGCACCATTACGATCGGGACTTATCTGAGCTGCTCTATCCACTGGATCCCACGGATCATACAGGCTTTCCAGCGCAGCCATCCCGATATATTGTTCAAAATTACAGAAGGCCTGGAAGGAGAGCTGGCCGACTGGATCCAAGAACGCCGCGTTGACATCGGCTTTCTCAGTTATCAGCCCGGTCACCATTACCATTTTCTCCCTGCTCTGGATGACGAGCTGCTGGCTGTTCTGCCCTCCGGTCATCCCCTGTCCGCTTACGATCCGCTTCCTATAGAAAAGCTGAACGGAGCTCCCTTTGTCATCACAGAGTATGCCCCCGGAAGTGATGTGCACCGCGTCCTGAAAGAACACAACATCAGACCTGACATTCGTTTTGTCTCTATCAACGAATTCTCTGTTCTTTCTATGGTAGAGCAAAATCTCGGTATCACGATCCTTCCAGGACTCTTGCTGCGTGGCCAAAACGGGAACTTTGTAACCCGGCATATCACCCCGGCCGTTTCCCGGCAGCTGGGACTGGCTTACTCTTCTCCCGATGACCTTTCGCCGGCCTGCAGGGCATTTTTAGAATATGCAAAAGATTTTCTGCTGGATGACTGA
- a CDS encoding permease: MLLFLQILFGVLAAGTGIGLIVDIGKNRMDELKNATGKQWASGFAVGIIANFLDTLGCGSYAPSTFMYKLFNQIDDINIPGTLNVGDTFPVIFEAFIFTASVDVDPMFLLIMYVCAAVGSFGFATIVTKWPRNKIRWALGVIMIPLAIIMLCKNTGWGPFGIVGTATTLTGWQLIVAAGLNILWGALMDIGFGLYAPCMATCLLLGVDATAAFPVFMGSCACLMPACSIEFIKTKRYDVPHTVGNAIGGCIGVFIAWKLVTSLPMFWLINLVCVVLLWTSYTLISAAVKDKKAGVA; this comes from the coding sequence ATGTTACTGTTTCTTCAGATTTTATTCGGCGTTCTGGCAGCCGGAACAGGTATCGGACTTATCGTCGATATCGGAAAGAACCGTATGGATGAACTCAAGAACGCTACCGGCAAACAGTGGGCATCCGGTTTCGCTGTAGGTATTATCGCTAACTTCCTTGACACTCTTGGATGTGGTTCCTATGCACCATCCACATTCATGTATAAATTATTTAACCAGATTGATGATATCAACATCCCTGGAACTCTGAATGTTGGTGATACCTTCCCGGTTATCTTCGAGGCATTCATTTTCACAGCTTCTGTAGATGTTGATCCTATGTTCCTTTTGATCATGTATGTATGTGCTGCTGTTGGTTCCTTTGGATTCGCAACAATCGTTACAAAATGGCCTCGTAACAAGATCCGCTGGGCTCTTGGAGTTATAATGATTCCACTTGCAATCATCATGCTTTGCAAAAACACCGGATGGGGACCGTTCGGTATTGTAGGAACTGCTACAACACTGACTGGCTGGCAGTTGATCGTAGCTGCAGGTCTTAACATCCTGTGGGGCGCTCTGATGGATATCGGTTTCGGTCTGTATGCACCTTGTATGGCTACCTGCCTTCTGCTCGGTGTTGATGCAACTGCAGCTTTCCCAGTATTCATGGGATCCTGTGCATGTCTGATGCCGGCTTGCTCTATCGAGTTTATCAAGACCAAACGTTACGATGTTCCTCACACAGTTGGTAACGCAATCGGCGGATGTATCGGTGTATTCATTGCATGGAAACTTGTTACATCTCTTCCGATGTTCTGGCTGATCAACCTGGTTTGTGTTGTTCTTCTGTGGACTTCCTATACACTGATCAGTGCAGCTGTAAAGGACAAAAAAGCGGGAGTTGCTTAA
- the rplW gene encoding 50S ribosomal protein L23, with amino-acid sequence MADIKYYDVILKPVITEKSMELMGEKKYTFLVHTDATKNQIKEAVEKMFAGTKVESVNTMNNGGKKKRVRGTMQFGTTAKTKKAIVQLTEESADIELFEGL; translated from the coding sequence ATGGCTGATATCAAATATTATGATGTAATCCTTAAACCGGTAATTACAGAAAAGAGCATGGAGCTGATGGGCGAGAAGAAATATACATTCCTTGTTCATACAGATGCTACAAAAAATCAGATTAAAGAAGCTGTTGAGAAAATGTTCGCCGGAACAAAAGTAGAAAGCGTAAACACAATGAACAACGGCGGAAAGAAAAAGAGAGTGCGCGGAACCATGCAGTTCGGTACAACCGCTAAGACAAAGAAAGCGATTGTTCAGCTGACAGAAGAAAGCGCAGATATTGAATTGTTTGAGGGACTGTAA
- a CDS encoding CBO2463/CBO2479 domain-containing protein has product MNNERLHYGDKIIYMEGVVVDVDDCSISVDLKGRLGFLKAPKRMFICDTEPKVGQEVGWNMSFPEQLGPEINEKYVSNIEKERRKQEEMRGQMDNKEVSK; this is encoded by the coding sequence ATGAATAACGAACGTTTGCATTATGGTGACAAGATCATTTACATGGAGGGTGTCGTTGTTGATGTTGATGATTGCAGCATCAGCGTAGACCTGAAAGGAAGGCTTGGTTTCTTAAAAGCCCCGAAGCGGATGTTTATCTGCGACACTGAACCCAAAGTAGGACAGGAAGTCGGATGGAACATGAGCTTCCCGGAGCAGCTGGGCCCGGAAATAAATGAGAAATATGTCAGCAATATAGAAAAAGAACGGCGCAAACAAGAAGAAATGCGCGGGCAAATGGATAATAAGGAGGTTTCAAAATGA
- a CDS encoding sodium-dependent transporter, with product MSNQTNSETRQWGSRFGYLMVAAGAAIGLGNIWRFPYLAYQGGGGVFLVVYIIVVALMGHPMVEMETAIGRHTGKDAVTAFQRINKKWGIAGWIANVCTLMINMYYVVVGGWVAKYAFQYIVSGDFGSDKQVYFDTFTSSTIEPLIWAALILLFVSIMLYFGITNTVEKIAKVMMPVLFALLIICSIWALAVNENAIEGVKYYLLPDFSKFSFTTFAQAATQVLFSVGIGWGLYVTLGANIPKENNLKSDAIMVSTFDTAAAILAGFVVVPSAFSGGVDIESAGPSLVFNVMTDIFEKLPGGRIIGVCFFLAILFAVISSLFSFFEISIRTFEDNRKMGRRNATILTAVIIAIGNVFVSLGFGLLSNVKLPWLDANGLGMLGIYDWLDTFTAYLLMPIGCILVCVFIAKVWGFKNYEKEVTNDGKFGRVTLYNKILTVAVVPIFMIVILLTVFGFIK from the coding sequence ATGAGCAATCAAACAAACTCTGAAACTCGTCAATGGGGCTCCCGCTTCGGTTATCTCATGGTAGCCGCCGGCGCGGCTATCGGCCTGGGAAATATTTGGAGATTTCCGTACCTTGCCTATCAGGGAGGCGGCGGTGTTTTCTTAGTAGTCTACATCATCGTTGTAGCACTGATGGGGCACCCCATGGTAGAGATGGAGACTGCCATAGGGCGCCATACCGGCAAAGATGCCGTTACCGCTTTCCAGCGCATCAACAAAAAGTGGGGAATCGCCGGCTGGATCGCCAATGTCTGTACCCTTATGATAAATATGTATTATGTCGTTGTCGGCGGCTGGGTGGCAAAATACGCTTTCCAATACATAGTCAGCGGAGATTTCGGTTCCGACAAACAGGTTTATTTTGACACTTTCACTTCCTCTACTATCGAACCTTTGATCTGGGCTGCGCTTATCCTTTTATTTGTGTCCATTATGCTGTATTTCGGGATCACAAATACAGTGGAAAAAATCGCCAAAGTTATGATGCCTGTACTTTTCGCCTTACTGATCATCTGCAGCATATGGGCACTGGCTGTAAATGAAAATGCTATCGAAGGAGTAAAATATTATCTTCTTCCTGATTTCAGCAAATTCAGCTTTACTACCTTCGCCCAGGCGGCTACACAAGTTCTCTTCTCAGTCGGAATCGGCTGGGGACTGTATGTAACCCTTGGCGCCAACATTCCAAAAGAGAACAACCTGAAAAGCGACGCGATCATGGTTTCCACTTTTGATACCGCCGCAGCGATCCTGGCAGGATTTGTCGTTGTCCCCTCTGCCTTTTCCGGCGGCGTGGATATCGAATCCGCAGGTCCGAGCCTTGTATTTAATGTAATGACTGATATTTTTGAAAAGCTGCCTGGCGGCAGGATCATCGGCGTATGTTTCTTCCTGGCCATCCTTTTTGCGGTAATTTCCTCTCTGTTCAGCTTCTTCGAAATTTCGATCCGCACCTTTGAGGACAACCGGAAAATGGGACGCCGCAACGCAACAATCCTGACAGCTGTTATCATCGCGATCGGGAACGTCTTTGTTTCCCTGGGATTTGGTCTTTTAAGCAATGTAAAACTTCCATGGTTGGACGCTAACGGCCTGGGAATGCTGGGAATCTATGACTGGCTGGACACCTTCACCGCATATCTCCTGATGCCGATCGGCTGTATTCTGGTATGTGTATTTATCGCTAAAGTCTGGGGATTTAAAAACTACGAAAAAGAAGTAACGAATGACGGAAAATTCGGCCGCGTCACTCTTTACAATAAGATATTGACCGTTGCCGTCGTACCTATCTTCATGATCGTCATTCTCCTTACTGTTTTCGGATTTATCAAATAA
- the rplV gene encoding 50S ribosomal protein L22 — protein MAKGHRSQIKRERNANKDTRPSAKLSYARVSVQKACFVLDAIRGKDVTTALGILTYNPRYASSLIKKLLESAIANAENNNGMNAENLYIAEAYANKGPTMKRIRPRAQGRAYRIEKRMSHITLVLDER, from the coding sequence ATGGCAAAAGGACATAGATCCCAAATCAAGAGAGAGAGAAATGCTAACAAGGACACAAGACCTTCAGCAAAGTTGTCTTACGCAAGGGTTTCTGTTCAGAAAGCATGTTTCGTATTAGATGCCATCAGAGGTAAGGATGTAACAACAGCACTTGGTATTTTGACATACAATCCAAGATATGCTTCAAGCTTAATAAAGAAATTATTAGAGTCAGCAATCGCAAACGCTGAGAACAACAACGGAATGAATGCTGAAAACCTTTATATTGCAGAGGCTTATGCAAATAAAGGACCAACAATGAAGAGAATCAGACCTAGAGCACAGGGAAGGGCATACAGGATCGAAAAGAGAATGAGCCATATTACACTTGTGCTTGATGAAAGATAA
- the rpsS gene encoding 30S ribosomal protein S19 has protein sequence MARSLKKGPFADASLLKKIDAMNASGDKAVVKTWSRRSTIFPSMVGHTIAVHDGRKHVPVYVTEDMVGHKLGEFVATRTYRGHGKDDKKSKVR, from the coding sequence ATGGCTCGTTCACTTAAAAAAGGACCATTCGCAGACGCAAGCCTGCTGAAGAAGATTGATGCAATGAACGCATCCGGAGACAAGGCCGTTGTTAAGACATGGTCTCGCCGTTCTACAATCTTCCCGAGCATGGTTGGCCATACAATCGCTGTACATGACGGAAGAAAGCATGTGCCGGTATATGTAACGGAAGATATGGTTGGACACAAACTGGGAGAGTTTGTTGCAACAAGAACATACAGAGGACACGGAAAAGACGATAAGAAATCTAAAGTCAGATAA
- the rpsJ gene encoding 30S ribosomal protein S10, giving the protein MASQVMRITLKAYDHQLVDASAKKIIETVKKNGAKVSGPVPLPTKKEVVTILRAVHKYKDSREQFEQRTHKRLIDIITPTQKTVDALSRLEMPAGVYIDIKMKNK; this is encoded by the coding sequence ATGGCAAGTCAAGTAATGAGAATCACATTGAAAGCGTATGATCATCAGCTTGTTGATGCATCCGCAAAGAAAATCATCGAAACTGTAAAGAAAAATGGAGCGAAGGTGAGCGGACCTGTACCGCTTCCGACAAAGAAGGAAGTAGTGACAATCCTTAGAGCTGTTCACAAATACAAAGACTCCAGAGAACAGTTTGAGCAGAGAACTCATAAAAGACTGATTGATATCATTACGCCGACCCAGAAGACAGTAGATGCTCTGTCAAGACTGGAAATGCCGGCTGGTGTTTATATTGATATCAAAATGAAAAACAAATAA
- the prdD gene encoding proline reductase cluster protein PrdD, with product MVGNETDLRRLVIKAFHMTDVEWGEHNDINVDGHMTVSKEMIDQLVAEEEHIEKIDIQIIKPGDHDRWTNTIMDIIPISTKVLGKIGEGITHTITGVYVMLTGVDTVGKQTHEFGSSEGNLKEQLYLNRAGTPGDNDYIISFDVTLKEGMGQERPGPTAAHRACDKFIQSYRDKLKKFKGDKCTERHEYHDVVRPGKKRVLIVKQVAGQGAMYDTHLFAKEPSGVEGGRSIIDMGNMPILVTPNEYRDGIIRSMQ from the coding sequence ATGGTAGGAAATGAGACAGACTTAAGACGCCTGGTGATCAAGGCATTCCATATGACAGATGTGGAATGGGGCGAGCATAATGACATTAATGTAGATGGACATATGACTGTCAGTAAAGAGATGATCGATCAGCTTGTAGCTGAAGAGGAACATATTGAGAAGATCGATATCCAGATCATCAAACCGGGCGACCACGACAGATGGACGAATACGATCATGGATATCATTCCGATTTCTACAAAAGTTTTAGGGAAGATCGGAGAAGGTATTACACATACAATTACGGGAGTCTATGTGATGCTGACAGGGGTTGATACTGTCGGAAAGCAGACTCATGAGTTCGGTTCTTCAGAAGGAAATCTGAAGGAGCAGCTTTATCTGAATCGTGCAGGTACACCGGGAGATAATGATTACATTATTTCTTTCGACGTTACATTGAAAGAGGGTATGGGACAGGAACGTCCGGGCCCGACGGCAGCACACAGAGCATGTGATAAATTTATCCAGTCTTATCGTGATAAGCTGAAAAAATTCAAGGGCGACAAGTGTACGGAGCGTCACGAATATCATGATGTAGTAAGACCTGGGAAAAAGAGAGTACTTATTGTAAAACAGGTAGCCGGACAGGGAGCAATGTATGATACTCATTTGTTTGCAAAAGAACCTTCCGGAGTAGAAGGCGGACGTTCTATTATTGATATGGGCAATATGCCGATACTTGTTACGCCAAATGAGTACCGGGACGGAATTATCCGTTCCATGCAGTAG
- the rplD gene encoding 50S ribosomal protein L4, translating to MANVSVYNIEGKEVGTIDLNDAVFGVEVNEHLVHMAVVSQLANKRQGTQKAKTRSEVSGGGRKPWRQKGTGHARQGSTRAPQWTGGGVVFAPVPRDYSFKMNKKEKRAALKSALSAKVAENKFIVIDEIAFENFKTKNFANVLKNLDVNKALVVLEDGNVNAEISARNIADVKTAKTNTINVYDILKYNTVITTKAAVAAIEEVYA from the coding sequence ATGGCAAACGTATCTGTTTACAATATCGAAGGTAAAGAAGTTGGTACGATCGATCTGAACGATGCTGTATTTGGTGTGGAAGTAAACGAGCACCTGGTACACATGGCGGTTGTAAGCCAGCTTGCAAATAAACGTCAGGGAACACAGAAAGCAAAGACACGTTCCGAAGTTTCCGGCGGCGGAAGAAAACCATGGAGACAGAAAGGAACCGGTCATGCAAGACAGGGATCCACAAGAGCTCCACAGTGGACAGGAGGCGGAGTTGTATTCGCACCGGTACCGAGAGATTATTCATTCAAAATGAATAAAAAAGAAAAGAGAGCGGCTCTGAAATCTGCTCTGTCTGCAAAAGTTGCAGAGAACAAATTCATTGTGATCGATGAGATCGCTTTTGAAAACTTTAAGACAAAGAATTTTGCAAACGTATTGAAGAACCTGGATGTAAACAAGGCATTAGTCGTATTGGAAGATGGAAATGTAAATGCAGAGATCTCTGCAAGAAATATTGCTGATGTAAAAACTGCAAAGACAAATACAATTAATGTGTACGACATCCTGAAATACAACACAGTGATCACAACAAAGGCTGCTGTTGCTGCAATCGAGGAGGTGTACGCATAA